One Hippopotamus amphibius kiboko isolate mHipAmp2 chromosome 12, mHipAmp2.hap2, whole genome shotgun sequence genomic window, GctcacttgcagcaacaaagacccaatgcagccaataaataaaaatgtacaaataaataagcagattttaaaaaaagaaagaaagaaaagtggttACCCGGGGTGAGGCATGGAGGAAGTAGGGAgtggttggtaaaagggtacaaactttcagttataagataaataaggtctgaggatctaatgtataacatgatgactATAATTGATAACAGTatgttgtataattgaaatttactAAGAGTAGAACTTCAACGTTCTCACCATTAAATTTCAAGGTGAAATATGTGAGGTGAGAGATGTGTCAATTAACTTGACAGAggaaatcctttcacaatatatgtgtatcaaatcatcacattgtacactttaattatattacaattttattcatcaaccatacctcaataaagctgaaaagtagctgtctcatatttttaatttttttagtatttatttatttgactgcatcaggtcttagttgcagcacgcaggatcttcttggggtgggggggttcagtagttgcagcatgcaggtgcAACATGTGTGATCTTAATTCTCCCACCAGCAATAGAACCcaagttccctgcattggaaggggactTAGACCCCAATCACtagaccaccatggaagtccctcatttttaattttaaaaaaagaacagctgCCCTTCCCCTGGGTTCTGAGCCCTACCCACCTGCCCTCAAGGCTGGGACTCCAGCTCCTGGGTGGTGAGATTGTGGCTCCAGCCTGCTCAGCTCTCCCCGCTCTGAGCCCGGGCCGCCAGCATGGACACTCGCCACGTGCTGAAAGAATGGCAGAGCAAAGCAGAACTTCAAGAAATTCAGATATGTGAAGTTGATTTCCATGGAAACCTCGTCATCCTCTGATGACAATTGTGACAGCTTTGCTTCTGATAATTTTGCAAACATGAAACCTGAATTTAGGTCAGATATCAGGGAAGAACTTGGCAAATGTTTTTTATGAGGACTCTGATGATGAATCTTTCTGCAGCTTTTCAGAAAGTGAGGTGCGAGATGTGCGCAAGACCATTGTGGATTTTTACAGAAACCAAGGTCAGGTGTCACTAACCAACTGGCCAGTATTTTTCATGCCAACTCTGATGACACATCATTTTGCAGTTTCTCAGATATGGAATGAGACTGGGGGCACATCGTGCGAGCTATAGGACCCGAAGTCAGTGCACCTCTCCTGGTGGCTATACGGTTTCCAACTCGAAACACCGTGGGAGCAGCCAACAAAAGAGCAGCGCCCCCCAAAACCTCAGAGAATTCCATGGCCGATTCCAATTGTGATTCAGAAGACGAAACTGGCATGAATTTTTTGGAGAAAAGGGCTTtaaatttaaagcaaaacaaagcaatgcTTGCAAAACTAATGTCAGAATTAGAAATCTTCCCTGACTCCTTTCCTGGAAGGTGTTCCCTTCTAGGCCCCAGTGCACATCCAAAGACACCCTGAAGGCGCACATTCCCAGGTGTAGCCTGCAGGAGAAATCCTGAGCAGAGAGCCCATCCTCTCACCAGGTCAAGGTCCCAGGTCCTTGGATTACACAGCACCCTGCCCTCagaggggggggaggggagagagggggatggggggggaggaTAAGTACATGTTGGTGAGAAAGATGAAGCCCATGGCCTATCACATGAATGAAGATGACATTCCCTGAAGTCGTCGCTCCAGAGCCATAACCCTTCCCCATACAATTCGTCTGGTGGACAAAATCACTTAGGAAGAATTGGACATCTGCAACAACTCTCGAGAGAAGATCTATAACCATTAATTGGGACTGACTTATCAGTGCAGCCAGAAAACTATGGTTACCAAGACAAACTGCAGAAACCCAGAGTGCTGGGGCGTTTGAGGCCAGTTCTGCGGTCCCTGCCTTCGAAACCGTTTAGGGTGAAGAAGTCAGGGATGCTCTGCTAGACCTAAACGGGCACTGCCCAACGTGTTGCAGGATCTGCAACTGCAGCTTCTGTCAGCAGCGAGACAGGCGGTGTACGACCGGGATGCTCGTGTACTTAGCCAAGTGCCATGGCTATGGGAGCATGCATGCTTACTTGAAAAGTCTAAAATAGGAGTTTGAAGTGCAAGCATGATCATTGGAAGACCCGCTACCTGCCTTCAGCTTCGCAAACCTTCCTTGTTAAAGTTTTCCATTTTGTCACATGATTTATTGAAACCCGAGTTAAGAATTCTGATAATGGGTCTGTCTTACAAGCAAATCAAGTTAATATCATTAGACACACACGCGTTTCTGAGCATCACAGAGATATAGTGCCAGCTACACTGTGTCCTCCTGCAGTTTCTCCTTGGCTTTTCCCCCAAAATTTACCCCATGCCATCCCCTTCTTGTTTCCAGTGCATCTCTTCCATCACTTAGTTTTGGAATCCTCTTTGAATGACAGTTTTATGAAAGCATGCTTGATTTAATTGGTGTTGAAATAGCCCTGGAATCTACCATAAAACCAAGCACTTAGAAATGCAGTAGTAGTATTAACTACATCTATCAAATACCAGAGACCAGCCCTCTAACTTGCTTATATAAAAACACTGGGTCTCAATTCACAAATGGGTGGACgacataaataggcatttctccaaagaagacatgcagattgctaacaaacacataaaaagatgctcaacatcacttatcattagagaaatgcaagtcaaagccacagtgaggtatcacctcacaccagttagaatagccaccatcaaaacatctagaaactataaatgttggagagggtgtggagaaaagggaattctcctgcactgttggtgggaatgtaagttggtacagccactacagaaaacagtttggaagttccctaaaaaattaaaaatggaactaccatatgacccagtaatcccactactgggcatatacctagagaaaaccataatccaaaaagaaacatgtaccataatgttcattgcagcactatttataatagccaggacatggaagcaacctaaatgcccatcaacagatgaatggataaagaagatgtggcacatatatacaatggaatattactcagccataaaaaggaatgaaatgcagctatatgtaatgaggtggttggacctagagactatcacacagagcgaagtaagccagaaagagaaaaacaaataccatatgctaattcatatatatggaatctaaaaaaatggtactgatgaattcagtgacagggcaagaataaagatgcagatgtagagaatggacttgaggacatggggctgggggtagggggcaaaggggaagctgggacaaagtcagGGAGTAggatagacatagatacactaccaaatgtaaaacagatagctagtgggaagttggtgtatagcaaagggagatcaatttgatgctgggtgatgacttagagggctgggataggaagggtgggaaagagtctctggagggaggggacatggggatatatatataaatacagctgattcactttggtgtacctcaaaaactggtacaagagtgtaaagcaattatattccaataaagagcttaaaaaaaaatactggatcTGATTTAGTGTTTGTTGACGTTTTTAACAGAATCAAGGCACAAAAGTCCATGTGGAAAAATTAGGTGATATTGACAAGTGGAGTATATGACGGTGGAGGCCTTTCAAGAGAATATTCCGTGTACTGTGCTTTTTATTCAAGGTGTCACAGTTGAGGCTTAGTTGCTGCTGACTTCTTCCACCAAGTGCATCTGGCCCTCAGGGTCACGACCCAAAGTTTCAAGGGCAGTGCTACACTTAAAATCATTGTAGAAAAGCCATCCTGAGGAATTGGGACAGGGAGGCTTCAGGAATAGGCCGATTTGAATTCACAGAATAAAACTTCAGGATAATTGTAGTTTGCCAAGTTAATTTCAGTTCATATCATAAGATACTTCAAATAAATTCTTGATTATGTTGcatggaaattgaaaaaaaaatgaacagctaTGCAGAGTATAGGAAGTCACATTTTTACAGAATACTTTTCTGATTCTAGAAATCATAGTAAAAGCAACTTTAGAGAATCCCAAAATCCTTCAGGCCCCTTCTGGGTTAGTCCAGTTTCAATCAGGGTCCTTCCCATAAAGTCCTTTTGGCCTCTGGGCTCCACTTTTTCCCCTGGCATGAGGAGCTGATCCACCAGTCCATTTCCTTCTGACCAAAGAAATGTGACAAttcacctgctttttttttttttttaatttatttacttattttttttggccgcattgtcttcgttgctgcacacgggctttctctagtttcggggAGCAGggattactctttgttgcggtgcaagggcttctcattgtggtggcttctcttgttgcagagcacaggctctaggtgcacaggcttcagtagttgtggcacgtgggctcagtcgttgtggctccagggctgtggagtgcaggctcagtagttgtgttgcatgggctcagttgctcctccacatgtgcgatcttcccggatcagggatcaaacctatgtcccctgcattgacaggcagattcttaaccactgcaccaccagggaagtccctcacctgcTTTTCCAAAAGTTAAGTCTTTTCCTGAGTTTCAGGTGAAGCACACACGTTATTCCCACACAACCTGCAAGGCCATACTATTGATGTCTTTTAAGCCACAATGAATGATTTTCTAGCCTTTCTAGGTCTTGGTGATGAGCCCTTCCCAGCTCTGAAGTTTCTGATGATGATTCACATAAAacccctctctgcccctcacccAGGGAAATGATCTGGTAGTACAGctaacaagagagaaagaaaaagaaagaaagaaagagaaagaaagaaagaaagaaagaaagaaagaaagaaagaaagaaagaaagaaagaaagaaagaaagaaagaaagaaagaaagaaggaaggaaggaaggaaggaaggaaggaaggaaggaaggaaggaaggaaggaaggaaggaaagaaagaaagaaagaaagaaagaaagaaagaaagaaagaaagaaagaaagaaagaaagaaagaaagaaagaaagaaagaaagaaaaaggaaggaagaagggagggagggaaggaaggaaggaaggaaggaaggggaaaaaaaatcctactgtTCAAGGCAGCAGCGACAAGCGAATCCTTCCACCAATAAATACCTTGGCGCATCAGTGAGGGCACAACTCAGACTGAAGATTCTCTCTGGCAGGGATAGActtcctttttctgttatttgtCAGATtccaggttaattttttttctattcctccagttattaaaaggaaggaaaacttcTACATCATGAGCATGTTTCTTAAACTTaatatttttccagttctttttttttctagattttttctaGAGGAATCACCTTCTCCTTCCCGGAATACTGTAGTCAAGGGCATACTGTCGACTCCCTGACACATGTAACCACAGGCAGGTGGGGGAAGGTAGTTGGCAGGTGTATGGTTAAGAGGTAAAGTAAATGCTGCTTGGTTGCTATGACACTCGATCTTTCCAGAAGTTTCCTATTGTAATTCCCCTTCGGCTCTTCAGACCTTTCGACTAGAGTTCTGGTTACATCATCATGTGTTAATCCAGTCTAAGGTCAGCTGTTGAATTTAGCCCTTTGGGTCCGTGGAAGATCAAAGTCCTTTCTTGATGGGCCACAAATACACCCCTTTTGGCTTCCGATAAAAAATGTTCTCCTGAAAGTCACGTGTCACATCAAATAGACCAGAGTGTCCCTGAACTCTTAACCTCAGGCCATGGCTTTCGTAAGACACCTTGTTAGGGCAATGGCCACCCTAAGGCAGCTCTCCTGTTCTcagtttaaaaattactaatctctgcatagaaaacaaacttatggttaccaaagggggaagagggggagggataaattaggagtctggggttagcagattccaaactactctatataaaatagatatttttaatggTCCCATTATAGAGCACATGAAattattcaatatcctgtaataaaccataatgaaaaaatatgaaaaactatatacatatgtatatatacatatgtacagagtcactttgctgtacaccagaaactaacacaacattgtaaatcagatatacttcaattttaaaaaatgccagcCTCTATTGTCTGGTCCTTTTTCATCACTAATCATTTTGTGGGGATGAggaatttgtttgtttgcttgtttgctttttgatcCTTGGAAAAAAGTAGAAAGGAGTCTTTGGGTCCCTCCTCACCAGGATGAGCTATAACATCTCAGTGCAAAGTTCAATCCCGAGAAGACATTGTTGCCTGACTGAAAAACTAACCAAAACCACCAGGAAAGCAGATGAGAACACgctgaatttcttttgtttttctttttcattgagtCATAATCCTGTATTATACAAATGCACgctaaagaaaaatttattttcagaagacGTGTTGAAACAATTTATACCTCAAAAATTTAAAGATCTTAAACAGCCAATCCTAACTGTTGTATGTGGACGTCTGAGTGAGGTTCAGGTATGTTTGTTGAACTTCAAAAGCAGACAATGGTACCTCGTGTTGAAGTTATGCTAATCCACAATACTCAGTAAATGTCAAtcggaagagaggagagaagctgAGTTCCCTCTTTTCGTGACAATTACATGTTAGCTGCTAGGGGCCTGAATTTCCAGGACGCAGCAGCCCATCCCACTCCCTTTCGATGGTGCTGAGGTCTTGATGTGGAATAAGACACGTCCACCAGAACTGGGTTATAAACGTGCTTTATTACAAGTGGATAGTAGACACTGAGAATGAAAATCTTCGAACAGGTAAAGGGGAAACAAAAATCAAGACTATGTCCTACAACGAATTTCAGAGTCAGAAACAGGAGGCAATCGTCAAGACAGAGGGCTCCCAGTGGAAGAGTACAAGGTAAGCATCCCTTCCCACACTGGTACCCACAGGACAGATTCAGGGCAGAGGACCCCACGGACTCCAGCTACACTGAATGACCCACACCACGACATGATCAAACCCTACCTCCGACTAGGTATCCCAACGATCAAGTTCTAGTTAAATCATACTCCCCAGTCTTCTCTCCATCATGGTAAAATAATGGGATTAttgtgagaaagagaaagcaacagATGGGTCACAGCCCTTAGAGAGGCTGGTGGGACCTGTATGGTTAGTCTACACTGGGGGCACTATTTTCCTGCATCGTTTTCATGATCCAGTCAATATAGTTCTTGACATTCGTGTAGATCCCATAGGTCCCACACTGGGGGCCCCAGGACACCAAGCCAGCAACATAGAATTTGGGGTTCTCTTCCTTAGGGACCTGTAGAGCAAAGGCTCCACCACTGTCCCCTTCACAGCTATCAACACCCTTCTCACCTCCAGCACAGATCATGTTCTTAGTGAAATCAAAGGAATTTATATCTACTCCAGGATTTagccccttcacctcccggcacTTTTTTAAGGGAGCGACAGGTAACTTTGCCCCTCTGAGGTTAACAACATGATCTCTCTTATTTGTTCGGCCCCAGCCTGAGATCAGTCCCAGTTTTCCCTCTGAGGGGTTGTATTCTGAAGAGGTGCCTGGCAGGCAGATAGGGGAGACTCTGGGTCCCATTTTCACTGGGTCTTTCAGCCGCACCAGAGCAATGTCATTGTCAAAATTCTTCCGTGTTTCCGAGGCATCCAGGATCTTCCAACTTGGATGAATAAACACACTCTCAGTAGTGAGCATCTGGGCATTTGTCAGTTGTGAGGTGACCACGGAGGTGGATCCAACATACATCACCGGGTCACGGTTTCCCTCCACGACGTGGGCAGCTGTCAGCACCCAGTACTCGTCAATGAGAGCCCCACCGGCCCGTGGGTTCAAGAAGAAGACTTGCCAGGGGAAATTTTCAATCTTTGCAGGGGAGCCTCCAAATATCCTCTGTTTTCCTAAAAAGGGCTCACCAGGGACACCACAgactaggaaggaaaaaaaacaagatgGGGAGGGAGCAGGGTAGATTGCTGGCCTCCTGCAAATCCTCCAACCCCTACTGGGCTTCAGTGTTCTCAGCATAACATAGCCAACCTTGTATTTGATCAACTTTCTCAGTGTCTGGCTCATACTGAACTTGCCTAAGCACCAAACATCCCACTTTGCAGGTACCAAAAGCAGGCTTGTGGGAGAGACTGGTTAAACTGAGGCCATGTGTGAATTACTGAACCCAAAAGAGCCTCACGCTATGGACAGCCTAACTCACAGCCCCACCAGAGGCACACTTCAGCCCAGGCCCGGCACATGGGGCCCGGAGCCCACCTGAGAGCCAGAGCTGGGAAACCCTATCCTCATACAGGTGGTAGGGGAGGCGAGCATCCCACCTTCCTCTGATGCCCAGATCAAACACTTTTCCCCTTCTTTACTCAACTCCTAATTGCAGATGAGTCCCTCCTAACCCATGGAAGTAGGACAAAGAAATGGTTctctttttccatatttcttcTCATCCTCTGTGGACTAGATCCAGGTTTGATCGCTTTGCCATTATCTGATATAACTAAAATGGAATTTTACTTCAGATAAAGTTGGCTTACCCAAATCCCTCACTAGTCAGCCTGAATGGACTCTGAGTTGAGCATAACGGACAGAGCTGGATTCACAGcctacccctgcccctccctcacttcGTGAACTTGCACTGAATTCACTGAACTATAAAACGGGACCGATAACACCTACCCCAAAGGGTTGTTGTAAAGACTtgattgaatgagataataaatgcaaTTAATTTGCTCAGTGCCTAACTCTCAATCACACTGTTGTTACTACGAGGATCATTGTTATTATTCTGGCTTTGTCTGGGAGCCTTTACTCAACCCTGATCTCTATGCAACCCCTTATTCCTTTTATTCCTCTGTATCTTGTTGCCAGATAGACTTTTAATATAATAACTAGGCTATTCGACTAGTCTTGTTTCTGAGTGTTGATTCCTCACTCTCTTATCTCAGGCCCTGTTTTTAGCAATCCTAGATCCTCTTACTACACCTACATTACCAAACCTAACCAGCCCAGACTCTGACACCAACGGTCACAGGCTGACTTTTCTCTTTCCCATCAGTCGGCCTGACAGTGCAGTTGATGAGTTCCCCGAGGCCCTGTCAGGTCCACGGCCCAGCTTTGTCTCCACCTCACTGAGCTAGACTCTAGCAGGCACAGACTGTCAAGTCCCTTCCCAAGAGGATTAGAGGTACTTTTAGGAGGTGAGCCCCGTGCACCTGCACCTGTGGCTGTGCTCTCTACCCAAGCCTGAGCCCTGCTTACCTGGAACACATTTTGGCAGCTCTGTACCCAGCAGCTCGTTCACCCAGCTCCCATTGCCAGCACAGCGATACTCCTCTGGAACAGAACAAGGGACAAGGGACACACTCACCACCACATCTTCACCACCACATCTTCTCACTTCCATCCCACCCTTTCATTCAGTGCCTCAGTGCCTCTGGCATACGAGGAGGCGAGCAGATCAAACCACCTAGAAAAGAATCTTGAGAACACCCTCCAAACAATCCCTCTGCCCCTATCCTGCCAAGGGAGGTGAAGGAAAAGTCtccaaatcagaaagaagacGATTATGGTAGAGGCTAGGAAAGTGCTTCAAGtgggaaattaaattaaaagcaatggggagggttggaggggggtgaactgggagattgggataccaaattgtacactcgaaatatatgcagtttattgtaaaaaataaaaaaaattaaaaattaaaaaaattaaaaaattaaaaataaaagcaatgaagtGGGACATATTGTGAGCCACCCGTCCCTTCATCCAACACCACCAAGGCCTCTCTATCAAGAAAATCAggtgtcagggacttccctggtggtgcagtggttaagaatcaacctgccaatgcaggggacgtgggttcaagccctggtccaggaagatcccacatgcagaggagcaactaagcccatgtgccacaactactgactctgcgctctagagcctacgtcccacaactacggaagcctgtgaACGTAGAGtctatgctccacagcaagagaaggcaccgcactgagaagcccatacacctcaacgaagacccaacacagcaataaaaaaaaaaaagaaaagaaatgatgtttaaagaaagaaagtcatAGTGACTTGAAGCTGGAAGCGTTATGCCTGTAATAGTTggtcaggggaattccctggtggtccagtggttaagactccctgcttccactgcaggtctcacaggtttgatccctggtcggaaaactaagatcccacatgctgtgtgatgCAGCACCCCACTCCCCAAAAAAATAGTTGGCCCAAAGCTGAATGAccacataaaaatgtatattgtagGGGGATTTCCTGCAGTGTCCTGAAACTGTGACTCTCTGAGGATGACCCTTTAGAACCTATGCTGCCCCATGTGCAGCACAGGTTAGACTAAACCAAGAGGATGAACAAAGACCAGCCCATCTCCTTCTTCTCTCCAAACTCTCTCCCACCCAGAAAGATTGTGCTATTCACCCTCCAacactctttcttcctctttcctttagtTGAAAAAACTTACCGCTTCCTTCACTCTCCATGTAGTAATATGGCTTCTCACAAGCGTAGCGAGTGACAGAACCAAAGAGAGTATTTTCTGGCTCTTGGACTGTACCATGCCGAATGGGTTCGGGAGCACCACAGTTCACAGCTACAAGAGGAAGGCAAGATAGAGACGGTCAGGAGAGCCACGTCCTCCCAGGAGGAGTCATTgggccagtccatcctccccgcCATGTTCCtcactccttccccaccccccacatccaTAAGCACACCTGGGATAACTCCCCCCACATGAGCCTGTCTGTGGCCATGCTCTCTAACTGGCACCCCTCGACGCCCCAGCCCACTGAGTCCTGCCAGGTTAGATAGCCCCTTGAAATTTACAAGGTTGAACCTGGTTCTCAGTGGTTAGTGAGGCCTCTGCAGGAATGGACCCGATATGATGCTATCAACTCTACCAATCTCATAGCCCCTTTCTGTGGAAGAAACCTGCTAGTCTGGCTGGCCTGGAATCAGATCAGAGCTGGGACTCCATGACTGACTTCCCTTCAAAAACTCAGTCCACTCTCTCAGAAGCCTAAGAGGGAACCATGCgtttgaatctttttcttttttctttttaagctctttattggaatataattgctttacacttttgtaccagcttttgaggtacaccaaagtgaatcagctgtatttatacatctattcccatatcccctccctcctgcgactccctcccaccctccctgtcctggccctctaaggcatcacccatcatccagttgagctccctttgttatacagcaacttcccactagctatctattttacagttggtagtatatatatgtctatgctactctctcacttcatcccagcttccccttcaccccccgcccccccaaccccgtgtcctccagtccattctctgcatctgcatccttattcttgtcctttcactgggttcatcagtaccatttttttcttttagattccatatatatgagttagcatacagtatttgtttttctctttctggcttacttcactctgtatgacagactctaggtctatccacctcattacatatagctccatctcattcctttttacggctgagcaatattccattgtgtatatgtgccacatcttctttatccattcatctgttgatgggcatttaggttgcttccgtgtcctggctattgtaaatagtgctgcaatgaacattatggtgcatatttctttttggattatggccttctaagcccagtagtgggattactgggtcatatggtagttccatttttagttttttaaggaacttccaaactgttttccattgtggctgtaccaacttacattcccaccaacagtgcaggagaattcccttttctccacaccctctccaacatttatagtttctagatgttttgatgatggctattctaactggtgtgaggtgataccccaatGCATTTGTACCAATGCTCTAATCTTTCCATTccctttgggaagaaaaaaaaaagagttccattTCAAAGAGGTACATACGTTGACACCGCAGTCTGGAATTACTCCACTTTCCATTGCTTTGGCAAGTAGAATAGAAAGATGTCGAG contains:
- the C1S gene encoding complement C1s subcomponent, with amino-acid sequence MDKLPEMWCIVLFSLLAWVYAEPTMYGEILSPNYPQAYPNEVEKSWDIEVPEGYGIHLYFTHLDIELSENCAYDSVQIMSGDLEEGKLCGKRTSKSPNSPVVEEFHVPYNKLQVIFRSDFSNEERFTGFAAYYVAVDINECTDFVHAPCSHFCNNFLGGYFCSCPPEYFLHDDMKNCGVNCSGDVFTTLIGEITSPNYPSLYPENSRCDYQILLEEGFRVVVTMRKEDFDVEPADSQGQCPDSLIFVSGNEHFGPYCGNGFPGPLTIETKSNALNIIFQTDGSEQKKGWKFRYHGDPIPCPKEVSANAFWEPNRAKYVFKDVVKITCLDGFEVVQGNVGSTSFYSTCQSNGKWSNSRLRCQPVNCGAPEPIRHGTVQEPENTLFGSVTRYACEKPYYYMESEGSEEYRCAGNGSWVNELLGTELPKCVPVCGVPGEPFLGKQRIFGGSPAKIENFPWQVFFLNPRAGGALIDEYWVLTAAHVVEGNRDPVMYVGSTSVVTSQLTNAQMLTTESVFIHPSWKILDASETRKNFDNDIALVRLKDPVKMGPRVSPICLPGTSSEYNPSEGKLGLISGWGRTNKRDHVVNLRGAKLPVAPLKKCREVKGLNPGVDINSFDFTKNMICAGGEKGVDSCEGDSGGAFALQVPKEENPKFYVAGLVSWGPQCGTYGIYTNVKNYIDWIMKTMQENSAPSVD